The stretch of DNA CGAGGAGGTGACGCGCTTCCACGGCCACCTCGCGCATTGGGACGCGTTGTCCGACAGCCCTGAGCCGTGTGGCCGCAAGCTCGACTTCCTGCTGCAGGAGATGAACCGCGAGGTCAACACGATCGGGTCGAAGGCCGACGGGCTACAGGTGTCGGAGGTGGTGATCCAGGCCAAGGCCGAACTGGAGAAGATGCGCGAGCAGGTGCAGAATGTCGAGTAGGACCCGCGGGCTGCTGTTCATCGTCTCGGCGGCCTCGGGCACCGGCAAGACGACGCTGGCCGAGCGCCTGGTGCAGATTCTCCCCAACCTGCGGATGTCGCGCTCCTACACGTCGCGGGCGGCGCGGGCCGGCGAGCGCGACGGCGTGGACTACAACTTCGTCAGCCGCGAAACCTTCGAGGCGATGATCCTCCGCCAGGAATTTCTGGAGTGGGCGGACGTGTTCGGCAACCTCTACGGGACCTCTCGCCTCGACACCGAGGGCTACCTGGCCTCCGGCCAGGACGTCGTGCTGACCATCGACGTGCAGGGCGCGGAGCAGGTCAAGGCCCAGGACATCGACCACACGCGCATCTTCGTCCTGCCGCCGTCGTTCGAGATTCTCGAGCGGCGGCTGCGCGGCCGCAGCCTCGACAGCGAGGACGCCATCCAGCGGCGGCTGTCGACGGCGCGCGCCGAGGTGTTTCATTGCACCGCCTACGACTACGTCGTGATCAATGATGAACTGGAACCCACGGTGGTGCGGATGCAGGAAATCATTGCCGCCGAGCGGTCGCGGACGCACCGCATGAAGCCGATTGCGGAAGAGATCATTCGGACGTTTCGTCCCTGAAGGTTGACCATGGCATTCATCGCACTCGGCGTGACCGGCGGCATCGGCGCCTACAAGGCGGTGGAGATCGCGCGCGGGCTCCAGAAAAACGGTCACGAGGTGGTGGCGGTGATGACCCGGTCGGCGACGCAGTTCGTCGGCCCGCTGACGTTCGAGGCCATCACCCACCGCGAAGTGATTACCGATCAGTGGAAGGCGGGCGCCAACGCCGACATCGAGCACATCTCGATCGCCTCGACCATCGACCTGCTGCTGGTGGCCCCGGCCACCGCCAACACCATCGGTAAGTTCGCGAACGGCCTCGCCGACGATTTCCTGTCGTCGCTCTACGTCGCCACCCGCGCGCCGGTGCTGATCGCACCGGCGATGAACACCAACATGTTCGAGCACCCGGCCGTGGTGAAGAACCTCGAGACGCTGATGGCGCGCGGCGTGCACGTGGTGGACCCGGGCGCCGGCTACCTGGCCTGCGGATGGATTGGCAAGGGCCGCCTGGCGGAACCGGACGACGTGGTCGCGGCGGCGGAACAGCTCTTGGGTGCGAAGACCTCGGCCGTTGGCGCGCCGAAGCCGTTAGGCGAAGGCGGCACCCTGGCCGGCCGGCGTCTGCTCGTCACCGCCGGCCCGACCTTCGAAGACATTGATCCCGTTCGCTATCTCGGCAATCGATCCAGCGGGCGCATGGGCTACGCCCTGGCCGCCGAGGCCCTGCGCCGCGGCGCCGCGGTCACGCTGGTCAGCGGGCCCACGCACCTGCCGGCGCCTCACGGCGCCGACGTGATCGCGGTGCGCAGCGCCGCCGAGATGCACACCGCGGTGATGGCGCGGGCCGCCGAACAGGATGCGGTGATCATGGCGGCGGCGGTGGCCGACTACACGCCGGCCGAGCCCGCGTCCCACAAGGTCAAGAAGAGCGACGGCGCGCTGACCATTACGCTCAACCGGACCAAGGACATTCTCGGTGACCTCGGCCGGCTGCCGTCGCGCGCCCAGGGCGTGCCGGTGCTGATTGGGTTTGCCGCCGAGACCGACGACGTGGTCGCCTACGCCCAGGGCAAGCTCGCGAAGAAGGCGGTGGACCTGGTCGTGGCCAACGACGTCTCGCGGGCCGGCGCCGGGTTCGACGTTGACACCAACGCCGTGTCGATCGTGTCGAAGGCCGGCGTCGAAGACGTGCCCCTGCAGAGCAAGAGCGCGGTGGCCGGCCGCATTCTCGATCGCGTCGAGCAGTTGCTGATCGCCGTTCCCGCGCGCAACGCCGCCGCCAAGGCCTAGCCCATGTCACGCGAAATTGCCGATCACCTGCGTTACTACGCAGACATGGGAGTCACCGGCCTGAGCCGCGACCCCGCCTGGCGAGAGCGGGCCGAAGCGGCTGCCACTGAGGTCCGCCTAAAGGCGGACGCCACATTGGTGGACACCACATCGCAAGCGGTCAGCGAATCGCTGGACGACATCAAGACCGAGATCGGCCCGGCCTGCATGCGCTGCAAGCTGTGCACGCTCGGACGTTCGCAGACTGTGTTCGGCGTCGGCAACCCGAAGGCGCGCCTGATGTTCGTGGGTGAGGCGCCGGGCGAAGAAGAAGACAAGCGCGGCGAGCCGTTCGTGGGCCGCGCCGGGCAACTGCTGACCAAGATCATCGAAGCCATCGGCCTCTCGCGCGAGCAGGTCTACATTGCCAACGTGATCAAGTGCCGGCCGCCCGAGAACCGCAATCCCGAATCGGACGAAGTGGCGGCGTGCGAGCCGTACCTGTTCCGGCAGATCGACGTCGTCAACCCCGCCGTGATCGTGCCGCTCGGCAAGTTCGCGGCGCAGTGCCTGCTGAAGACGACTGACCCGATCACACGGCTGCGCGGGCGGACCTTCGACTATCGCGGCACCACCTTGATCCCGACCTTTCATCCCGCCTACCTGCTGCGCAACCCGTCGGCGAAGCGCGAAGTGTGGGAAGACATGAAGAAGGTCCGCGCCATCCTCCAGGGCGACCTGTAGGTACCCCGTGAGCGATCGTCTCGTGTCCGTCGCGGTGCCGGTGCCCGCGCTCGGCCTGCTCACCTATCGCGTCCCTCCCGATCAGCCCATGCCCGTGCCCGGCGCGCGCGTGGTGGTGCCGCTTGGCCCGCGCCAGATCACCGGCGTCGCCGTCGGGCAGGTCAGCGCCGCCGACACCAGGTTCGCGCTGAAGGACATCGTCCAGGTGATGGACGCGGACGCGTTCGTGCCGGCGGATGTGGTCAAGCTCACGCAGTGGGTGGCCGACTATTACCTGGCCGGCCCCGGCGCGGCGCTCGCCGCGGCGCTGCCGCCGCACGGGTTGACCGCGCGGGCGGACCGATTCAAGACCGTGCGGGTGGTGGCGCTCACCGCGGCGGGCATGGTCCGCCTAAAGGCGGACGCTACGGCAGGCGAGGTGGCGTCCGGCTTCTCGACCGACGACGCCTCGGCGAAGGCGGTTAGCCGGACCTTGGGCAAGAAACAGCAAGAGGCGCTGGAGTTGCTCAAGGGCTCGCCCGACGGCATGGCGGCGCCCGACCTCGCCGCTCGCGGCATCGCCTCCGCCACCATCACCCGGCTGAAGGGGTTCGGCTACGTCGCGGTCCGCAACGACCGCGTCGATCGCGATCCGTTCGAGCATGCGGTCGGTGCCGGCAAGGCTTCCACCTTCGCGCCGGGCGCTACGGTGGACAAGGACGGTGCGTCGGCACGGCGAGCGCTGACGGACGAGCAACAGGCCGCGATGGCCCACCTCGCGCCGTTGGCCGCAGCGAAGGCCTTTCACGTCGCGCTCGTGCACGGCGTGACCGGCAGCGGCAAGACCGAGGTCTACCTGCAGCTGGCCGACGCGGTGCGGCAGAGCGGGCGCGGCGTGCTGATGCTGGTGCCCGAGATTGCGTTGACGCCGCAGGTGGCGGCGCTGTTTCGCGCCCGCTTCGGCGCCGCGGTGGCGATCCAGCACAGCGGCCTGTCGGACGGCGAGCGGCACGACCAGTGGCATCGCATCCGCCGCGGCGACGTCAACGTCGTGATCGGCACGCGCTCGGCGGTGTTCGCGCCGCTGGCCAACCCCGGCCTGATCATCGTCGACGAAGAGCACGACACCTCGTACAAGCAGGACGAGACGCCGCGCTACAACGGCCGCGACGTCGCCATCATGCGCGGCAAGTTCGCCGGCGCGCTGGTCGTCATCGGCTCGGCGACGCCGACGCTCGAGTCCTACGCCAACGCGCTGGCCGGGCGCTACTCGCTGGTCACCCTCAACCGCCGCGTGCTCGACCGGCCGATGGCGCAGGTGCAGGTGATCAACATGCGCGACGAGATCGCGGCCGCGGGCACCGAGGTGGTGTTGAGCCGGGCGCTGCACGAGGCGATCCAGGCGCGGCTGGACCAGGGGCAGCAGTCGCTGATTCTGCTCAACCGGCGGGGATTTGCCAATTCGGTGCTGTGCCGGCAATGCGGCGCGAGCCTGGAGTGCCCCAACTGCAGCGTGACGCTGACCGTGCACACGAGTCAGGGCCTGCCGAGCCGAAGCGCGGAGCGCGAAGGCTGGCGGGCGCGTTGCCACTACTGCAACTTCACCCGGATGGTGCCGAAGGCGTGCGAGAAATGCGCCGCCCCCTACATGGAACGCATCGGCTTCGGCACCGAGCGCGTCGAGGCCGAGGTTCGCGCCGCGTTCCCGAAGGCGAGGGTGGCGCGCGTCGATCGCGACACCGTGCGCCGGAAGGGCAGTCTCGTCGAGATCCTGGACCGCGTGGCGAGCCGCGATGTGGACGTGCTGATCGGCACGCAGATGATCGCGAAGGGCCACGACTTTCCGGAGGTCACGCTGGTCGGCGTGATCTCCGCCGACGTCGGCCTCGGGCTCGCCGACTTCCGCTCGGCCGAACGCACGTTCCAGCTGCTCACGCAGGTGGCCGGCCGCGCCGGCCGCGGCGAGCGGCCCGGGCAGGCCATCATCCAGTCGCTGGTGCCCGAGCATTACAGCGTGCGGCTGGCCTGCGACCAGGACTACCGCGCCTTCTACGAGAAGGAAGTCGAGTTCCGCCGGGCCATGCGCTACCCGCCGCAAGTGGCGATGGTCAACGTCGTGGTGCGCGGCAAGACGTTCGAAGAGGCGATGGCCGGCGCGCACGACCTGGCCGAGGCGACCAAGGGCGGGCGCGGCTTCGTGGTGCTCGGCCCGGCGCCGGCGCCGCTGACGAAGTTGCGCGGCGAACACCGCGCCCAGTTCTTCCTGAAGGGGACGAGCCGCAAGGCGATGCGCGAGGCGCTGCAACTGGCCCTGTCGCGGAAGCCGGAACTGGGCAAGCGCCTCTCGGTGGACGTCGACCCGCTATCGATGTTGTGACAGTGTCGACACTCGAATACCAATCTTGCACACTGTCTGCGCACGAGTCATTGACTGCAGCAGGGTTCCGCATAGAATCGCGACAGCTTGCGGCGGATGCATTCGGCGTTGCGCTGTGAGATTCGGACTTATGGATCGTTCGGCGTTTCGTAACCAGCACTCCATGTGCTCTTGGCGGCCTCCTCGGCAGCCGGGATGATGGCCGTTGCCCCCAACGGGATCGGGTGATCGATCGCAACACTCACTCTCCAGGCGCCACATGGCGCGGGTTCCTTCATCCGGGCCGGAGGTGTGAGTGACACATCGAGTTGAGGGGACGCGGCGCAATGCTGTTGACGGGTCGCACGCTTACGGGACGAATCCTCGTTGTGGAAGACGAAGCCATGGTCGCGGCGGAACTGCACGCGCACCTGCGGAAGCTTCGCCTGGAGGTCATCGGGACTGAACGGACCTGGCCGATGGCGGTGGAGACGGCCCGGCGCGCGAGGCCCGACCTCGTGCTGATGAACACCAGCCTCGAAGGGCAATTCGACGGCATCGAGGCCGCCAAGGTGATCCAGGGGACGCTCGGCATCCCGGTGGTGCTGCTCACGACGCGCACCGACGCGCAGGCGATTGCACTGGCCAAGGCGTGCAGTCCCGTGGGCTGCCTGGTCCGCCCGTACCGCTCCGGCGACCTCGCGATCAGCATTGAGATGGCGCTGCACCGCCATGCGATCGAGCGCCAGCTGCGCCAGCGTGAGCTCCAATATGCCGCCGCGCTGGCCACCGTCGGCGATGGCGTGCTCGCCACCGATCGCGACGGGCGCGTGACGTTCATGAACCCCGAAGCCGAGGCCCTGACCGGGTGGCGGGCCGCGGCGGCGATTAGCCAGCCGGCGGACCACGTGTTTCAGCTGGTGGACGAGGCGACGCGGCAACCCCTGCACAGCGCCATCCTGGCGGCGATCGGGGAGGGCCATCCGCTGGATGCGACGCAGAATCTGTTGGCCGGGCACGACGGGCTCATTCCCATCGACAGGCAGATCGCCGTCCTCAGGGGACCGGATGGTCTCGTCTCCGGCGCGGTCGTGGCCTTTCGAGATTTGCGGGCCCGCCGCCTTGCCGAATCCGCCGCTCGCCGCGCCGAAGATCAACTGCGCGAGGGCCAGCGCGTGCAGGCCATCGGGCACCTGGCCGGCGGCGTGGCCCACGACTTCAACAACCTGCTCACGGTGATTAATGGCTACGCCGAGGCGTTGGTGGAAATGGGGGGGTGGGAGCCGCGTGTCGCCAAGATGCTGAACGGTATTCACCAGGCGGGCAGGCGATCGGCGGCCCTCACCTCGCAGTTGTTGTCGTTTTCCCGCAAGGACGCGCCGAGCGCGCAGACGGTCGCTCCCAATGACCTGATCGCCGGCATCATCGACATGCTGCAGCGGCTGATTGGCGAAGACATCACGGTCGTGACCACGCTGCGCCCGAACATCGGGTGCGTCAATGTGGAGCCCAGCCAACTCGAACAGATCGTCATGAACCTCGTCCTCAATGCCCGCGACGCCATGCCCGCAGGCGGCCGCGTGGTCATCGAGACGGCGGCGGTCACGTTTAACGAGCCCACCGCGAACCCCGACAGCATTCCGGCGGGCCGATACCTGGTGCTGTCGGTGAGCGACCCGGGCGTGGGCATGAAGCCAGACGTGCAGAGGCGGATTTTCGAGCCGTTGTTCACGACCAAGCCGGCCGGCAAGGGCACCGGGCTGGGGCTGGCGACGGTCTATGGGATTGTGCGGAATGCCGGCGGACGGGTCGTCGTCTTCAGCGCCGTGGACAAGGGCACGGTGTTCAAGGTGTTCCTCCCCTTGAGCGAACTGGAACCGGCGGGTGCGACCTCGCCGGTGGCGGCCGCGCCGGAACCGGCGGGGTGGGAGACCGTGTTGCTCGTGGAGGACGACGGGGACGTCCGCGAGTTCGCCGCCGTCGCCATCAGCCGCTTTGGCTTCCGGGTGATCACCGCGCCGACCGGGATCGAGGCGCTCGCGTTGTGTGAAGCAGATCCGTCGCTGATCAGCCTGCTGGTCACCGACGTGGTCATGCCGTCGATGAGCGGACCGGAACTGGCGGCGCGCGTCCGCGCCCTGGTGCCGGGCCTCCGCGTCTTGTACCTGTCCGGCTATCCCGAAGATGCATTGGGGCAGGCCGGCCCGGGCGCGGCGACGGCATTCCTGCAGAAGCCGTTCACCAGCGCGGAACTGGCGGGTGCCATCCGCGGCCTGCTTGACGGTTAAGGCGCGCCGATGAACGGGCCGATCGGCGCGGGCGTAAAGCACACGATCAGCACGATGAGCGCCACCGCCGCGAGGATCAGGCGGCCGCGATCCAGCGGCTCGGCTTCATCGAGCGTCGGCGGGTGCCGCGGCCCCATCATCACGATCATCGCGACCAGCAGCACCGTCCACGCGATCCAGCTGGACGACACGAAAGTCAGTCCGATCGCGACGCCAATCATCACGATGGTGATGGCGGTGGAGCGGCGGCCGAACACGGCGTACGCGATGTGGCCGCCGTCGAGCTGCGCGATCGGGAACAGGTTGAGCGCCGTCGCCAGCAGCCCGAACCACGCCGCGAACGCCATCGGATGCATGTTGATCGAGTAGCCGTCCGCCACCTCGCCCCACACGATCCACGCTGCGAAGCGGAAGAGCAGCGGCTCACCCAGTTCCATCAGCTGCGAGGCGTCGTCGGGGAGCCGGTCAACCCGCGACATCCATAATCCGAGGAAGAGTGCCGGCACGGCCACCACGAACCCGGCGAGCGGGCCGGCAATGCCGATGTCGAAGAGCGCGACCTTGCCGGGGATGCGCGATCGGATCCGGATGAAGGCGCCGAGGGTGCCGGTCAGTGGCAGCGGCGCCGGCAGGAAGTAGGGGCGCGTCGCCTCGACGCCGTAGCGGAGGCACGCGAGGTAGTGCCCCA from Vicinamibacterales bacterium encodes:
- the gmk gene encoding guanylate kinase gives rise to the protein MSSRTRGLLFIVSAASGTGKTTLAERLVQILPNLRMSRSYTSRAARAGERDGVDYNFVSRETFEAMILRQEFLEWADVFGNLYGTSRLDTEGYLASGQDVVLTIDVQGAEQVKAQDIDHTRIFVLPPSFEILERRLRGRSLDSEDAIQRRLSTARAEVFHCTAYDYVVINDELEPTVVRMQEIIAAERSRTHRMKPIAEEIIRTFRP
- the coaBC gene encoding bifunctional phosphopantothenoylcysteine decarboxylase/phosphopantothenate--cysteine ligase CoaBC, which encodes MAFIALGVTGGIGAYKAVEIARGLQKNGHEVVAVMTRSATQFVGPLTFEAITHREVITDQWKAGANADIEHISIASTIDLLLVAPATANTIGKFANGLADDFLSSLYVATRAPVLIAPAMNTNMFEHPAVVKNLETLMARGVHVVDPGAGYLACGWIGKGRLAEPDDVVAAAEQLLGAKTSAVGAPKPLGEGGTLAGRRLLVTAGPTFEDIDPVRYLGNRSSGRMGYALAAEALRRGAAVTLVSGPTHLPAPHGADVIAVRSAAEMHTAVMARAAEQDAVIMAAAVADYTPAEPASHKVKKSDGALTITLNRTKDILGDLGRLPSRAQGVPVLIGFAAETDDVVAYAQGKLAKKAVDLVVANDVSRAGAGFDVDTNAVSIVSKAGVEDVPLQSKSAVAGRILDRVEQLLIAVPARNAAAKA
- a CDS encoding uracil-DNA glycosylase — its product is MSREIADHLRYYADMGVTGLSRDPAWRERAEAAATEVRLKADATLVDTTSQAVSESLDDIKTEIGPACMRCKLCTLGRSQTVFGVGNPKARLMFVGEAPGEEEDKRGEPFVGRAGQLLTKIIEAIGLSREQVYIANVIKCRPPENRNPESDEVAACEPYLFRQIDVVNPAVIVPLGKFAAQCLLKTTDPITRLRGRTFDYRGTTLIPTFHPAYLLRNPSAKREVWEDMKKVRAILQGDL
- the priA gene encoding primosomal protein N', coding for MSDRLVSVAVPVPALGLLTYRVPPDQPMPVPGARVVVPLGPRQITGVAVGQVSAADTRFALKDIVQVMDADAFVPADVVKLTQWVADYYLAGPGAALAAALPPHGLTARADRFKTVRVVALTAAGMVRLKADATAGEVASGFSTDDASAKAVSRTLGKKQQEALELLKGSPDGMAAPDLAARGIASATITRLKGFGYVAVRNDRVDRDPFEHAVGAGKASTFAPGATVDKDGASARRALTDEQQAAMAHLAPLAAAKAFHVALVHGVTGSGKTEVYLQLADAVRQSGRGVLMLVPEIALTPQVAALFRARFGAAVAIQHSGLSDGERHDQWHRIRRGDVNVVIGTRSAVFAPLANPGLIIVDEEHDTSYKQDETPRYNGRDVAIMRGKFAGALVVIGSATPTLESYANALAGRYSLVTLNRRVLDRPMAQVQVINMRDEIAAAGTEVVLSRALHEAIQARLDQGQQSLILLNRRGFANSVLCRQCGASLECPNCSVTLTVHTSQGLPSRSAEREGWRARCHYCNFTRMVPKACEKCAAPYMERIGFGTERVEAEVRAAFPKARVARVDRDTVRRKGSLVEILDRVASRDVDVLIGTQMIAKGHDFPEVTLVGVISADVGLGLADFRSAERTFQLLTQVAGRAGRGERPGQAIIQSLVPEHYSVRLACDQDYRAFYEKEVEFRRAMRYPPQVAMVNVVVRGKTFEEAMAGAHDLAEATKGGRGFVVLGPAPAPLTKLRGEHRAQFFLKGTSRKAMREALQLALSRKPELGKRLSVDVDPLSML
- a CDS encoding response regulator produces the protein MLLTGRTLTGRILVVEDEAMVAAELHAHLRKLRLEVIGTERTWPMAVETARRARPDLVLMNTSLEGQFDGIEAAKVIQGTLGIPVVLLTTRTDAQAIALAKACSPVGCLVRPYRSGDLAISIEMALHRHAIERQLRQRELQYAAALATVGDGVLATDRDGRVTFMNPEAEALTGWRAAAAISQPADHVFQLVDEATRQPLHSAILAAIGEGHPLDATQNLLAGHDGLIPIDRQIAVLRGPDGLVSGAVVAFRDLRARRLAESAARRAEDQLREGQRVQAIGHLAGGVAHDFNNLLTVINGYAEALVEMGGWEPRVAKMLNGIHQAGRRSAALTSQLLSFSRKDAPSAQTVAPNDLIAGIIDMLQRLIGEDITVVTTLRPNIGCVNVEPSQLEQIVMNLVLNARDAMPAGGRVVIETAAVTFNEPTANPDSIPAGRYLVLSVSDPGVGMKPDVQRRIFEPLFTTKPAGKGTGLGLATVYGIVRNAGGRVVVFSAVDKGTVFKVFLPLSELEPAGATSPVAAAPEPAGWETVLLVEDDGDVREFAAVAISRFGFRVITAPTGIEALALCEADPSLISLLVTDVVMPSMSGPELAARVRALVPGLRVLYLSGYPEDALGQAGPGAATAFLQKPFTSAELAGAIRGLLDG
- a CDS encoding site-2 protease family protein; protein product: MPPNHGRLWVQLVLLGLTLVSTTVVGGCHYYSFTFDLASLNQAPPDSQSVQGIFADPMFYVRGLWYSLTILAILGCHEMGHYLACLRYGVEATRPYFLPAPLPLTGTLGAFIRIRSRIPGKVALFDIGIAGPLAGFVVAVPALFLGLWMSRVDRLPDDASQLMELGEPLLFRFAAWIVWGEVADGYSINMHPMAFAAWFGLLATALNLFPIAQLDGGHIAYAVFGRRSTAITIVMIGVAIGLTFVSSSWIAWTVLLVAMIVMMGPRHPPTLDEAEPLDRGRLILAAVALIVLIVCFTPAPIGPFIGAP